A region of the Micromonospora sediminicola genome:
TCCGACGACCGGACGCCCGGACACGCCGGGTGCGATCGGAGCACAACACACCACACACTGAAGCGGTCGAGTATGTGTCGCCGCCCCATGTGCCCGAGGCCACACGCCTCGTAACTTCTTGCGCCATGACGGCAGAACCCGTGGCGGTCCCCCACGTCGTACACGTCGACCTCTCCGGTCGCAACGCCCTGGTGACCGGTGGTGGCAGCGGCATCGGACGGGCCTGCGCCCTGCGCCTGGCGGCGGCCGGCGCCTCGGTGGTGGTGCTGGACCGCAACGTGGAGGCGGCGAAGGCGGTGGCGGCCGAGGCGGGCGGCCGGGCCGAGGGGGTCGACCTGGCCGACCCGGAGGCGGTGGACCGGCTCGACGTCGACGCCGACATCGTGGTGAACAACGCCGGCCTGCAGCACGTGGCGCCGGTGCAGGAGTTCCCGGTGGAGCGGTTCGAGTACATCCAGCGGGTGATGGTGGAGGCGCCGTTCCTGCTGATCCGCCGGGCGCTGCCCCGGATGTACGCCAACGGCTGGGGCCGGATCGTGAACATCTCCTCGGTGCACGGGCTGCGCGCGTCGCCGTACAAGGCGGCGTACGTGTCGGCGAAGCACGCGCTGGAGGGCCTGTCGAAGGTGGTGGCCCTGGAGGGCGCGGCGCACGGGGTGACGGCCAACTGCATCAACCCGGCGTACGTGCGGACCGCGCTGGTGGAGAGCCAGATCGCCGACCAGGCGGCCAGTCACGGCATCGGCGAGGACGAGGTGATCGAGAAGATCATGCTGGCCCGGGCGGCGATCAAGCGGCTGATCGAGCCGGAGGAGGTGGCCGAGCTGGTGGCGTACCTGTGCGCGCCGCCCGCCGCGTTCCTCACCGGCGCGTCGATCGCCCTCGACGGGGGCTGGACGGCGAACTAGTGGCGCCGCGCACAATGTCGGTCATGTCGTCGCCGGTCGAGTTCCTGGAGCTGCTGGCGCGCGAGGCCGCCGCGGTCGAGTTCGAGGGCCCGCTGGTCGCCGCGCGCGCCGCCGGCCTGCCCGCCGACCGCCTGGCCGAGCTGGAGCAGGCGAAGGTGGTGGCGCTGCGGGTGCGGGCGCTGCTGGAGCGCCGCCGCCGGCGGGAGACCGAGCTGTCCGG
Encoded here:
- a CDS encoding 3-hydroxybutyrate dehydrogenase, with amino-acid sequence MTAEPVAVPHVVHVDLSGRNALVTGGGSGIGRACALRLAAAGASVVVLDRNVEAAKAVAAEAGGRAEGVDLADPEAVDRLDVDADIVVNNAGLQHVAPVQEFPVERFEYIQRVMVEAPFLLIRRALPRMYANGWGRIVNISSVHGLRASPYKAAYVSAKHALEGLSKVVALEGAAHGVTANCINPAYVRTALVESQIADQAASHGIGEDEVIEKIMLARAAIKRLIEPEEVAELVAYLCAPPAAFLTGASIALDGGWTAN